In bacterium, one genomic interval encodes:
- the atpG gene encoding ATP synthase F1 subunit gamma — MATIREIKRRITAVKSTQKITRAMQMVAAAKLRRAQENILKARPFARMLDNTIAQVAMRAKRDIHPLLAERHEDRKRLLVVVTADSGLCGGFNANTIKAARTYIEEHQGSETTLFCIGRKGRDIFRRMGAPIVGQKVMFFNHLKYADSIEAIARIKELFLNDRYDRVDVIYNEFKSAISQILTQKQLLPLVPAAPEESVTAVDYIYEPDEYAVFDTLIPYHLEIQLWRILLESHAAEMGAKMTAMDAATENANDLLKALTISYNRARQAVITKELSEIVGGAEGLKV, encoded by the coding sequence ATGGCGACAATCAGGGAGATAAAACGTCGCATAACGGCTGTTAAATCCACCCAGAAAATTACGCGGGCGATGCAGATGGTTGCCGCGGCAAAACTGCGCCGTGCCCAGGAAAATATTCTGAAGGCGAGACCGTTTGCCCGGATGCTCGATAATACCATCGCGCAGGTGGCAATGCGGGCGAAGCGCGATATCCACCCGCTGCTTGCCGAACGCCATGAGGACCGGAAGCGTCTTCTTGTAGTCGTTACCGCCGATTCGGGGCTGTGCGGCGGATTCAATGCCAATACCATCAAAGCCGCCCGGACCTATATCGAGGAACACCAGGGCAGTGAGACAACCCTGTTCTGTATCGGGAGAAAAGGGAGGGACATTTTCAGGCGGATGGGAGCGCCGATTGTCGGCCAGAAAGTGATGTTTTTCAACCACCTCAAATATGCCGATTCCATCGAAGCCATAGCCCGGATCAAGGAGCTTTTTCTCAACGATCGGTATGACAGGGTTGATGTCATTTATAATGAATTCAAGAGCGCAATCAGCCAGATTCTCACCCAAAAGCAGCTCTTGCCTCTTGTTCCCGCCGCGCCGGAAGAAAGTGTCACCGCTGTCGATTATATTTATGAACCTGATGAATACGCGGTCTTTGACACCCTCATCCCCTATCATCTCGAAATTCAGCTCTGGCGGATTCTTCTTGAATCTCATGCAGCCGAGATGGGAGCAAAAATGACTGCCATGGATGCGGCCACCGAAAACGCCAATGACCTCCTGAAAGCCCTTACCATCAGCTACAACCGCGCCCGTCAGGCTGTGATCACCAAGGAGCTTTCCGAGATCGTCGGAGGCGCCGAAGGATTGAAGGTTTGA
- a CDS encoding DUF1015 domain-containing protein — protein MPTLRPFRALRYNQDVAGTISGLVAPPYDIIYDEWRDRLYQRSPYNIIRLIKNRDEPGDNETTNKYTRANDYIRSWMQKDVLRLDNTPSLYIRSETFDLDGEVKTRYGFIALMKIEEFGTHIHPHERTLSGPKIDRMNLVKATRTNLSQIFSIFKDPDSSIQNMILKRTGETSPDIDFTDEQDIVRKMWIVDDPDFISGIIGAMKGRDIIIADGHHRYETALAYRKLMEGERTREDEPFDYVSMYFSSADDPGMTILPTHRKIQGLASFDEGTFFGMLEDSYAVECIDRVPEANGLLRHMREGSDTTTVFGLYTRDGYRIARLRNPAVPKEPDVEILHNDIIERRLGISREDIAAGRYLHFCKSAEHAIEDVAAGRDQMAILMNALRTEELFRKILNGERMPQKSTYFYPKTLSGLVMYKIDRTSL, from the coding sequence ATGCCGACACTGAGACCATTCAGGGCTTTACGATATAATCAGGACGTAGCGGGTACAATATCCGGGCTTGTCGCTCCGCCGTATGACATTATTTACGACGAATGGCGTGATCGTTTGTATCAGCGCAGTCCCTACAACATTATCAGGCTTATCAAAAACAGGGATGAACCCGGCGATAACGAGACAACGAATAAATACACGAGAGCAAACGATTATATACGGTCATGGATGCAGAAAGACGTGCTCAGGCTCGACAATACCCCCTCTCTCTACATCAGGTCCGAAACATTCGATCTGGACGGCGAGGTTAAAACACGGTATGGTTTTATCGCTCTCATGAAAATCGAGGAGTTCGGTACTCATATCCATCCCCACGAGCGTACCCTTTCGGGGCCGAAAATCGACCGGATGAATCTCGTTAAAGCGACCCGGACCAATCTGAGCCAGATTTTTTCGATTTTTAAAGATCCGGATTCATCGATTCAGAACATGATTCTCAAAAGAACCGGTGAGACCAGCCCGGATATCGATTTCACCGATGAACAGGATATTGTCAGAAAAATGTGGATTGTCGACGACCCTGATTTTATCTCAGGTATTATCGGGGCCATGAAAGGCCGGGATATAATAATCGCCGATGGTCATCACCGGTATGAGACCGCGCTCGCGTATAGGAAACTCATGGAGGGAGAACGGACTCGCGAAGACGAGCCGTTCGATTATGTATCGATGTATTTTTCAAGCGCCGATGATCCGGGTATGACCATTCTGCCGACACACCGGAAAATACAGGGGCTTGCCTCCTTCGATGAGGGTACCTTTTTCGGGATGCTTGAGGACAGCTATGCTGTCGAATGTATTGATCGTGTTCCCGAGGCAAACGGTCTTCTGCGGCATATGCGCGAAGGTTCCGATACAACCACCGTCTTCGGATTGTATACACGCGACGGGTACAGAATCGCGCGCCTCAGGAATCCTGCCGTTCCCAAGGAACCCGATGTGGAGATTCTGCACAACGATATCATCGAACGCAGGCTCGGTATCTCCCGTGAGGATATTGCAGCGGGCAGATATCTCCATTTCTGTAAAAGCGCCGAGCATGCCATCGAGGATGTTGCCGCAGGCCGCGACCAGATGGCTATTCTCATGAACGCGCTCAGGACTGAAGAGCTGTTTCGTAAAATTCTGAACGGTGAACGTATGCCCCAGAAGTCCACCTATTTCTATCCGAAGACCCTCTCCGGTCTGGTGATGTATAAAATTGACAGAACATCGTTGTAA